The Micromonospora sp. WMMD961 genome has a segment encoding these proteins:
- the sucC gene encoding ADP-forming succinate--CoA ligase subunit beta has protein sequence MDLYEYQGRDLFERHGLPVLAGGVATTPEEARAIAERLGGRVVVKAQVKVGGRGKAGGVKLAEGAEETVARATDILGMDIKGHTVHKVMITVTADVAEEYYFSYLLDRANRTFLCIASVAGGMDIEQVAADTPDKVVKAPIDAVKGVDEAKAREIVTAAGFLAEVADQVVEIAVGLWQAFVAEDATLVEVNPLAKNGDGRMLLLDAKISLDENAAFRHPDHEALVDQAAVDPLEQAAKAKDLNYVKLDGEVGIIGNGAGLVMSTLDVVAYAGERHGNVKPANFLDIGGGASAAVMANGLEIVLSDPAVKSVFVNVFGGITACDEVANGIIQALALLEQRGEQVSKPLVVRLDGNNAEAGRAILDSANNPLVQRVDTMDGAAERAAELAAAGV, from the coding sequence GTGGACCTGTACGAGTACCAGGGGCGGGACCTGTTCGAGCGGCACGGCTTGCCCGTGCTGGCCGGCGGCGTCGCCACTACCCCGGAAGAGGCCCGTGCGATCGCCGAACGCCTCGGCGGTCGCGTGGTCGTCAAGGCGCAGGTGAAGGTCGGCGGCCGAGGTAAGGCCGGCGGCGTCAAGCTGGCCGAGGGCGCCGAGGAGACGGTGGCCCGCGCCACCGACATCCTCGGCATGGACATCAAGGGTCACACCGTCCACAAGGTCATGATCACGGTGACCGCGGACGTGGCCGAGGAGTACTACTTCTCGTACCTGCTCGACCGGGCGAACCGCACCTTCCTCTGCATCGCCAGCGTCGCCGGCGGCATGGACATCGAGCAGGTCGCCGCCGATACCCCCGACAAGGTCGTCAAGGCCCCGATCGACGCCGTGAAGGGCGTGGACGAGGCCAAGGCCCGCGAGATCGTGACCGCCGCCGGCTTCCTGGCCGAGGTCGCCGACCAGGTGGTCGAGATCGCCGTCGGCCTGTGGCAGGCGTTCGTCGCCGAGGACGCCACCCTGGTCGAGGTCAACCCGCTGGCCAAGAACGGCGACGGCCGGATGCTGCTGCTCGACGCCAAGATCAGTCTGGACGAGAACGCGGCGTTCCGGCACCCGGACCACGAGGCGCTTGTCGACCAGGCCGCGGTGGACCCGCTGGAGCAGGCCGCCAAAGCGAAGGACCTCAACTACGTCAAGCTCGACGGCGAGGTCGGCATCATCGGCAACGGCGCGGGTCTGGTCATGTCGACCCTCGACGTGGTCGCGTACGCCGGCGAGCGGCACGGCAACGTCAAGCCGGCCAACTTCCTCGACATCGGCGGCGGCGCGAGCGCCGCGGTGATGGCGAACGGTTTGGAGATCGTGCTCTCCGACCCGGCCGTGAAGAGTGTCTTCGTCAACGTCTTCGGCGGCATCACCGCCTGCGACGAGGTGGCGAACGGCATCATCCAGGCGCTGGCCCTGCTGGAGCAGCGCGGCGAGCAGGTCAGCAAGCCGCTCGTCGTCCGTCTGGACGGCAACAACGCGGAGGCTGGCCGGGCGATCCTGGACAGCGCGAACAACCCGCTCGTGCAGCGGGTGGACACCATGGACGGCGCGGCCGAGCGGGCCGCCGAGCTGGCAGCTGCGGGGGTCTGA
- a CDS encoding cobalamin B12-binding domain-containing protein, with the protein MSSRIRVVVAKPGLDGHDRGAKVVARALRDAGMEVVYTGLHQTPEQIVETAIQEDADAVGLSVLSGAHMTLFRRVLELLGERDARDIVVFGGGIIPNGDIPELEKLGVAKIFTPGATTQAIVEWVRENVAQPVS; encoded by the coding sequence ATGAGCTCTCGTATCCGGGTCGTCGTCGCCAAGCCCGGTCTGGACGGCCATGACCGGGGCGCGAAGGTCGTCGCGCGTGCCCTACGGGATGCCGGGATGGAGGTCGTCTACACCGGCCTGCACCAGACCCCCGAGCAGATCGTGGAGACCGCGATCCAGGAGGACGCCGACGCGGTCGGCCTGTCCGTCCTCTCCGGCGCGCACATGACGCTCTTCCGGCGGGTGCTGGAACTGCTCGGTGAGCGGGACGCCCGCGACATCGTCGTGTTCGGCGGCGGCATCATTCCGAACGGCGACATTCCCGAGTTGGAGAAGCTGGGCGTCGCAAAGATCTTCACTCCGGGCGCCACCACTCAGGCGATTGTCGAGTGGGTCCGAGAGAACGTCGCACAGCCGGTTTCCTGA
- a CDS encoding M23 family metallopeptidase, translated as MRQRLSSEPDRYRGRRRVPTPPRSRYAAVVTTAFVGAGIVALGASALPDAKDVSPTVLDELKQASVTSQDAAARADNADRASRDSRSEDSAEPEVWLLPLQGYDFNSPYGMRWGKLHTGVDLVAPEGTPYVAIHDGLVTKAGWFGGYGNAVIVQHADGSEAIYGHSSAVSVKEGQQIKAGDQLGLVGQTGHAYGTHLHLEIHVKGEPVDPVPYLQERGVDIKLQVEAIYSEVAAS; from the coding sequence GTGCGCCAGCGCCTGTCGTCTGAACCCGATCGATATCGCGGTCGTCGCCGTGTGCCCACCCCGCCGCGCAGCCGTTACGCCGCTGTCGTCACCACCGCGTTCGTGGGGGCCGGCATCGTCGCCCTCGGCGCGAGCGCCCTGCCGGACGCCAAGGACGTCAGCCCGACGGTGCTCGACGAGCTCAAGCAGGCGTCGGTCACCAGCCAGGACGCCGCGGCCCGCGCGGACAACGCCGACCGCGCCTCCCGCGACAGCCGCAGCGAGGACAGCGCCGAGCCCGAGGTCTGGCTGCTGCCACTGCAGGGCTACGACTTCAACTCCCCCTACGGGATGCGCTGGGGCAAGCTGCACACCGGTGTGGACCTGGTCGCGCCCGAGGGCACTCCCTACGTGGCGATCCACGACGGGCTGGTCACCAAGGCCGGCTGGTTCGGCGGGTATGGCAACGCCGTCATCGTGCAGCACGCCGACGGCAGTGAGGCCATCTACGGCCACTCCTCAGCGGTGAGCGTGAAGGAAGGCCAGCAGATCAAGGCCGGCGACCAGCTCGGCCTGGTGGGCCAGACGGGTCACGCCTACGGCACCCACCTGCACCTGGAGATCCATGTCAAGGGCGAGCCGGTCGACCCGGTCCCCTACCTCCAGGAGCGCGGAGTGGACATCAAGCTGCAAGTCGAGGCAATTTACAGCGAGGTAGCCGCGTCCTGA
- a CDS encoding M23 family metallopeptidase, whose protein sequence is MQEDSPVQNETTPDTASTERPQRARRRNRLIVLGAAALVALGLGGVAVATTGSDRPAPAAVSLDSQSRADAASRADRSARESSTPVAPSASPTASPSAASASPTPTKTATAKAKPKPKNTTKPTPAWVDPMPGAAVTSCYGPRWGTLHAGIDLALPSGAPIHAAAAGTVTQAGDVSDGYGNSVFIDHGNGYLTHYAHQSRIAVTVGQKVKAGQVIGYEGATGDATGPHLHFEVHQGMWNQIDPAPFMRARGVDLGC, encoded by the coding sequence GTGCAGGAAGACAGCCCCGTCCAGAACGAGACCACCCCGGACACCGCCTCGACCGAGCGACCGCAACGCGCCCGCCGGCGGAACCGTCTCATCGTGCTCGGCGCCGCCGCACTGGTGGCCCTCGGCCTCGGTGGCGTCGCCGTCGCCACCACCGGCAGCGACCGCCCGGCACCTGCCGCCGTCTCCCTCGACTCGCAGTCCCGAGCCGACGCCGCCAGCCGGGCGGACCGCTCCGCCCGCGAGTCGAGCACACCGGTCGCCCCCTCGGCCAGCCCGACGGCGAGTCCGTCGGCGGCCAGCGCCAGCCCGACACCGACGAAGACGGCCACCGCGAAGGCCAAGCCGAAGCCGAAGAACACCACCAAGCCCACCCCCGCCTGGGTCGACCCGATGCCGGGCGCTGCCGTCACGTCCTGCTACGGGCCGCGCTGGGGCACCCTGCACGCCGGTATCGACCTGGCGCTGCCCTCCGGTGCGCCGATCCACGCCGCAGCCGCCGGCACCGTGACGCAGGCCGGTGACGTCTCCGACGGGTACGGGAACTCCGTCTTCATCGACCACGGCAACGGCTACCTGACCCACTACGCCCACCAGAGCCGGATCGCGGTCACCGTCGGTCAGAAGGTGAAGGCCGGCCAGGTCATCGGCTACGAGGGCGCGACCGGCGACGCCACCGGCCCGCACCTGCACTTCGAGGTGCACCAGGGCATGTGGAACCAGATCGACCCGGCCCCGTTCATGCGGGCCCGTGGCGTCGACCTGGGCTGCTGA
- the pcrA gene encoding DNA helicase PcrA: MHPLFDIPASPPAPESAPARPDRPRPAAVRLDPQQLLDGLNGPQRDAVSHAGSPLLIVAGAGSGKTRVLTHRIAYLLAARDVHPGEIIAITFTNKAAGEMKERVAALVGPRARLMWVSTFHSACVRILRAEHEHAGLKSTFSIYDADDSRRLMQLVTRELDLDPKRYPARGLAAQVSNLKNELVDPEQFAARATGPNERALAEAYTLYQRRLREAHALDFDDLIMTTVHLLQSHPHVAESYRRRFRHVLVDEYQDTNHAQYVLIKELVSGTDGLAPAELCVVGDADQSIYAFRGATIRNILEFERDFTDARTILLEQNYRSTQTILNAANAVIDRNTSRKPKRLWSESGAGEQIVGYVADTEHAEADWVAREIDRLVDADETRPGDVAVFYRTNAQSRVFEEVFIRVGLPYKVVGGVRFYERKEVRDALAYLRSVVNDDDTVSLRRVLNTPRRGIGDRAEACVEALSSRDRISFGAALRRAREAPGISTRAANGIGDFVALLDGARELAETGTPEEVLEALLTRSGYLTELEESLDPQDAGRVDNLQELVSVAREYTERIEALGEEGERATLAGFLEQVALVADADQIPSDDPDHQGVVTLMTLHTAKGLEFPVVFLTGLEDGVFPHLRSLGDTRELEEERRLAYVGITRARQRLYLSRAVTRSAWGQPSYNPPSRFLEELPTELVHWERTEGSYTSWAGGGGGVGGRADRAPGGRGTFTGGTPKAAQLAQRLGVDASRLTTASELPQGPKVAAGDRVNHQRYGLGRVLAVEGHGPGARAQIDFGDQTMWLVLRHAPVDKL; this comes from the coding sequence ATGCATCCTCTCTTCGACATCCCCGCGTCCCCGCCTGCGCCGGAGTCCGCGCCGGCCCGCCCGGACCGGCCCCGGCCCGCCGCCGTCCGCCTCGATCCGCAGCAGCTGCTCGACGGCCTGAACGGGCCACAGCGCGACGCGGTCAGTCACGCCGGCTCGCCGCTGCTGATCGTGGCCGGCGCCGGGTCCGGCAAGACCCGGGTGCTCACGCACCGGATCGCCTACCTGCTCGCCGCACGGGACGTGCACCCCGGTGAGATCATCGCGATCACCTTCACCAACAAGGCGGCCGGCGAGATGAAGGAGCGCGTCGCCGCGCTGGTCGGCCCCCGGGCCCGGCTGATGTGGGTGTCGACGTTCCACTCCGCCTGCGTGCGGATCCTGCGCGCCGAGCACGAGCACGCCGGCCTCAAGTCGACGTTCTCGATCTACGACGCGGACGACTCCCGCCGGTTGATGCAGCTGGTGACCCGCGAGCTGGATCTCGACCCGAAGCGCTACCCGGCGCGCGGGTTGGCCGCCCAGGTCTCCAACCTCAAGAACGAGCTGGTCGACCCGGAGCAGTTCGCCGCACGGGCCACCGGGCCCAACGAGCGGGCCCTCGCGGAGGCGTACACGCTCTACCAGCGCCGGCTACGCGAGGCGCACGCGCTGGACTTCGACGACCTGATCATGACCACGGTGCACCTGCTCCAGTCCCACCCGCACGTCGCGGAGAGTTACCGCCGGCGGTTCCGGCACGTGCTGGTGGACGAATACCAGGACACCAACCACGCCCAGTACGTCCTGATCAAGGAGTTGGTCTCCGGCACCGACGGGCTGGCGCCGGCCGAGCTGTGCGTGGTCGGCGACGCCGACCAGTCGATCTACGCGTTCCGGGGTGCGACGATCCGCAACATCCTGGAGTTCGAACGGGACTTCACCGACGCGCGGACGATCCTGTTGGAGCAGAACTACCGCTCCACCCAGACCATCCTCAACGCGGCCAACGCGGTGATCGACCGCAACACCTCCCGCAAACCCAAGCGGCTGTGGAGCGAGTCCGGCGCCGGCGAGCAGATCGTCGGTTACGTGGCCGACACCGAGCACGCCGAGGCCGACTGGGTGGCCCGGGAGATCGACCGGCTGGTCGACGCGGACGAGACCCGCCCCGGCGACGTCGCGGTCTTCTACCGCACCAACGCCCAGTCCCGCGTCTTCGAAGAGGTGTTCATCCGCGTCGGCCTTCCCTACAAGGTCGTCGGTGGGGTGCGCTTCTACGAGCGCAAGGAGGTCCGCGACGCGCTGGCGTACCTGCGCTCGGTGGTCAACGACGACGACACGGTGAGCCTGCGGCGGGTGCTCAACACCCCCCGCCGGGGGATCGGCGACCGCGCCGAGGCGTGCGTCGAGGCGCTCTCCAGCCGTGACCGGATCTCGTTCGGCGCGGCGCTGCGGCGAGCCCGGGAGGCACCGGGCATCTCCACCCGGGCGGCCAACGGCATCGGCGACTTCGTCGCGTTGCTCGACGGCGCCCGGGAGTTGGCCGAGACCGGCACCCCGGAGGAGGTGCTGGAGGCCCTGTTGACCCGCTCGGGCTACCTCACCGAGTTGGAGGAGAGCCTGGACCCGCAGGACGCCGGTCGGGTGGACAACCTCCAGGAGTTGGTCAGCGTCGCCCGGGAGTACACCGAGCGGATCGAGGCGCTGGGCGAGGAGGGGGAACGCGCCACCCTCGCCGGGTTCCTGGAGCAGGTGGCGCTGGTCGCCGACGCCGACCAGATCCCCTCCGACGACCCCGACCACCAGGGCGTGGTCACCCTGATGACATTGCACACCGCCAAGGGGCTGGAGTTCCCGGTGGTCTTCCTGACCGGGCTGGAGGACGGCGTCTTCCCGCACCTGCGCTCGCTGGGTGACACCCGCGAGTTGGAGGAGGAGCGCCGGCTGGCGTACGTCGGCATCACCCGCGCCCGGCAGCGGCTCTACCTCTCCCGGGCGGTGACCCGCTCGGCCTGGGGGCAGCCGTCCTACAACCCGCCGTCACGCTTCCTGGAGGAGCTGCCGACCGAGTTGGTGCACTGGGAACGCACCGAGGGGTCGTACACCTCGTGGGCTGGCGGGGGCGGCGGCGTCGGCGGTCGTGCCGACCGCGCGCCCGGCGGCCGGGGCACGTTCACCGGCGGCACGCCGAAGGCGGCCCAGTTGGCCCAGCGGCTCGGCGTGGACGCCAGCAGGCTGACCACGGCCAGTGAGTTGCCGCAGGGGCCGAAGGTGGCGGCCGGCGACCGGGTCAACCACCAGCGGTACGGGCTGGGACGGGTGCTCGCCGTCGAGGGGCATGGCCCGGGCGCCCGCGCGCAGATCGACTTCGGCGACCAGACCATGTGGCTGGTGCTCCGGCACGCCCCGGTCGACAAGCTCTGA
- a CDS encoding chorismate mutase, which translates to MMTDVMEQSGGPIRPEAGQPVVSGRETAAPVPPTAGDAEQAEAQTGTEEPSAAARIVQIRERIDEIDHALIALWQERAALSQEVGATRMASGGTRLVLSREREILERFRVALGADGTQLALLLLRAGRGPL; encoded by the coding sequence ATGATGACAGACGTGATGGAGCAGAGCGGCGGCCCGATTCGACCGGAGGCTGGGCAGCCTGTGGTCAGCGGGCGCGAGACGGCGGCACCCGTGCCGCCGACGGCGGGGGACGCCGAGCAGGCCGAGGCACAGACCGGCACCGAAGAGCCCTCCGCCGCCGCGCGAATCGTGCAGATCAGGGAACGGATCGACGAGATCGACCACGCGCTGATCGCACTCTGGCAGGAGCGTGCCGCGTTGTCCCAGGAGGTCGGGGCCACCCGGATGGCGTCCGGCGGGACTCGCCTGGTGCTGTCCCGGGAGCGGGAGATCCTGGAGCGGTTCCGGGTCGCCCTCGGCGCGGACGGCACCCAGTTGGCTCTGCTGCTGCTCCGCGCGGGCCGCGGGCCGCTGTAG
- a CDS encoding dipeptide ABC transporter ATP-binding protein: protein MSENILEVNDLVKHYPVTQGVVFKKTVGQVKAVDGVSFGLRAGETLGVVGESGCGKSTLARVLMNLEKPTAGSVVYKGQDISKLSGGALRRLRRQIQLVMQDPYTSLNPRMTVGDLLGEPFDIHPEVAPKGSRRAKVRELLDLVGLNPEHINRYPHQFSGGQRQRIGIARALALRPEIIVCDEPVSALDVSIQAQVMNLLEQLQGEFGLSYVFIAHDLSVVRHLSDRVAVMYLGKIVEIGTEDEIYERPTHPYTQALLSAVPVPDPTQRNNKTIIRLTGDVPSPISPPSGCRFRTRCWKAQDVCAEQVPLLEIRRNSDHPSACHFADRREVVATHEV, encoded by the coding sequence GTGTCTGAGAACATCCTCGAGGTCAACGACCTGGTCAAGCACTACCCCGTCACCCAGGGCGTGGTGTTCAAGAAGACCGTCGGTCAGGTCAAGGCGGTCGACGGGGTCTCGTTCGGTCTGCGCGCCGGTGAGACGCTCGGTGTGGTCGGCGAGTCCGGCTGCGGCAAGTCGACCCTCGCCCGGGTTCTGATGAACCTGGAGAAGCCGACCGCCGGCAGCGTGGTCTACAAGGGCCAGGACATCTCCAAGCTGTCCGGTGGGGCGCTGCGACGCCTTCGCCGGCAGATCCAGCTGGTCATGCAGGACCCGTACACCTCGCTGAACCCGCGGATGACCGTCGGTGACCTGCTGGGTGAGCCGTTCGACATCCACCCGGAGGTGGCGCCGAAGGGCAGCCGCCGGGCCAAGGTCCGCGAACTGCTCGACCTGGTCGGGCTCAACCCGGAGCACATCAACAGGTACCCGCACCAGTTCTCCGGCGGTCAGCGCCAGCGCATCGGCATCGCCCGGGCGCTCGCGCTCCGGCCCGAGATCATCGTCTGCGACGAGCCGGTGTCGGCGCTCGACGTCTCCATCCAGGCGCAGGTGATGAACCTGCTGGAGCAGCTCCAGGGCGAGTTCGGGCTGTCGTACGTCTTCATCGCGCACGACCTGTCGGTGGTCCGCCACCTCTCGGACCGGGTCGCGGTGATGTACCTCGGCAAGATCGTGGAGATCGGCACCGAGGACGAGATCTACGAGCGGCCGACCCACCCGTACACCCAGGCTCTGCTCTCCGCGGTGCCGGTGCCGGACCCGACCCAGCGGAACAACAAGACGATCATCCGGTTGACGGGTGACGTGCCGTCGCCGATCAGCCCGCCCTCGGGCTGCCGGTTCCGGACCCGCTGCTGGAAGGCGCAGGACGTGTGCGCCGAGCAGGTCCCGCTGCTGGAGATCCGGCGGAACTCGGACCACCCGAGCGCCTGCCACTTCGCGGATCGTCGCGAGGTCGTCGCCACCCACGAGGTCTGA
- a CDS encoding ABC transporter ATP-binding protein — MSEQSAPGSGGSGRPSGRLLEVDDLRVEFRTRDGVAKVINGVTYHVDAGETLAVLGESGSGKSVTAQTIMGILDTPPGFVTGGQVRFHGKDMLGMSAEERRRIRGEGIAMIFQDALSALNPVFTVGFQIAEQFRVRRGMGRAEAKKRAIDMLDQVKIPNAKGRFNNYPHQFSGGMRQRAMIAMSLALDPEVLIADEPTTALDVTVQAQIMDLLAELQRERQMGMILITHDLGVVADVADRIAVMYAGRIVEEADVYDLYAKPAHPYTMGLIDSIPRLDEKGQQLRTIKGLPPNLMNIPPGCPFNPRCPMAQPVCREKVPPLLQVGTGRASACHFAEELVNRV; from the coding sequence GTGTCCGAGCAGTCCGCGCCGGGATCCGGCGGGTCCGGGCGTCCCTCCGGCCGGCTGCTCGAGGTCGATGACCTGCGGGTGGAGTTCCGTACCCGGGACGGCGTCGCAAAGGTCATCAACGGGGTCACCTACCACGTCGACGCGGGGGAGACCCTCGCCGTGCTCGGCGAGTCCGGTTCCGGTAAGAGCGTCACGGCGCAGACCATCATGGGCATCCTCGACACGCCGCCGGGCTTCGTGACCGGTGGGCAGGTCCGGTTCCACGGCAAGGACATGCTCGGCATGTCCGCCGAGGAGCGCCGCCGCATCCGCGGCGAGGGCATCGCGATGATCTTCCAGGACGCGCTCTCCGCCCTGAACCCCGTCTTCACCGTCGGGTTCCAGATCGCCGAGCAGTTCCGGGTCCGGCGGGGCATGGGTCGCGCGGAGGCCAAGAAGCGCGCTATCGACATGCTCGACCAGGTCAAGATCCCGAACGCCAAGGGTCGGTTCAACAACTACCCACACCAGTTCTCCGGCGGTATGCGGCAGCGCGCGATGATCGCGATGTCGCTGGCGCTCGACCCGGAGGTGCTGATCGCGGACGAGCCCACCACGGCGCTCGACGTGACGGTGCAGGCCCAGATCATGGACCTGCTCGCGGAGCTCCAGCGTGAGCGGCAGATGGGCATGATCCTGATCACCCACGACCTCGGCGTGGTCGCCGACGTCGCGGACCGGATCGCGGTCATGTACGCGGGACGGATCGTCGAGGAAGCGGACGTGTACGACCTGTACGCCAAGCCGGCGCACCCGTACACGATGGGTCTGATCGACTCGATCCCGCGCCTGGACGAGAAGGGGCAGCAGCTCCGGACGATCAAGGGCCTCCCGCCGAACCTGATGAACATTCCGCCGGGCTGCCCCTTCAACCCGCGCTGCCCGATGGCTCAGCCGGTGTGCCGGGAGAAGGTCCCGCCGCTGCTGCAGGTGGGCACCGGCCGGGCCAGCGCCTGCCACTTCGCCGAGGAGCTGGTGAACCGTGTCTGA
- a CDS encoding ABC transporter permease, whose protein sequence is MSDPSTTSIASTPGAHSTDSAAPATAGQPQGNEKPRGLLGDAWRDLRRKPLFWISATLILIFLLMAAFPALFAPGDAVNGSLSRSLDKPSANGWFGYDVQGRDVYARVIYGARASIQVAVLSVLGTLLIGGAMGIISGYRGGWVDALLSRIADVFFGLPFVLGAIVILTTFNGSGAGNSKNKIMGLVTASLIVLSWPVVMRLMRSSVLATKEADYIVAARALGAGTGRIILKHLLPNCLAPLLVYGTIMVGSFIGAEATLSFLGVGLKSPVVSWGIMISDGQNFVRVAPGLVFFPAAFLVTAVLSFVMLGESVREALDPKLR, encoded by the coding sequence ATGAGTGACCCAAGTACCACATCGATCGCCAGCACCCCTGGCGCACACTCCACCGACTCTGCCGCCCCCGCCACCGCGGGCCAGCCGCAGGGCAACGAGAAGCCGCGTGGCCTGCTCGGCGACGCCTGGCGGGACCTGCGACGCAAGCCGCTGTTCTGGATCTCGGCCACGCTGATCCTGATCTTCCTGCTGATGGCGGCCTTCCCTGCGCTGTTCGCCCCGGGCGACGCCGTCAACGGCTCGCTGTCCCGCAGCCTCGACAAGCCGTCCGCCAATGGCTGGTTCGGCTACGACGTGCAGGGCCGTGACGTCTACGCCCGGGTCATCTACGGGGCCCGGGCGTCCATCCAGGTCGCCGTGCTCTCCGTGCTGGGCACCCTGCTCATCGGCGGGGCCATGGGCATCATCTCCGGTTACCGCGGTGGCTGGGTGGACGCGCTGCTCAGCCGGATCGCCGACGTCTTCTTCGGTCTGCCCTTCGTGCTCGGGGCGATCGTCATCCTGACCACCTTCAACGGCTCGGGCGCCGGCAACAGCAAGAACAAGATCATGGGTCTGGTGACCGCGTCCCTGATCGTGCTGAGCTGGCCGGTCGTGATGCGACTGATGCGCTCCTCGGTGCTTGCCACCAAGGAGGCCGACTACATCGTCGCGGCCCGCGCACTGGGTGCCGGCACCGGCCGGATCATCCTCAAGCACCTGCTGCCGAACTGCCTGGCCCCACTGCTGGTCTACGGCACGATCATGGTCGGCTCGTTCATCGGCGCCGAGGCCACCCTGTCGTTCCTGGGCGTCGGTCTCAAGTCGCCGGTGGTGTCCTGGGGCATCATGATCAGCGATGGGCAGAATTTCGTCCGGGTCGCGCCAGGGCTGGTGTTCTTCCCCGCCGCGTTCCTCGTCACCGCAGTGCTGAGCTTCGTGATGCTCGGTGAATCGGTCCGCGAGGCCCTCGATCCGAAACTCCGCTAG
- a CDS encoding ABC transporter permease, which yields MGRYLLRRLLQLVPVFIGTTFLIYWLVWAVPGDPFAGKCGERRCPDQYIAFMTEKYHLDQNVFVQYANYMKNLFQGDFGQTFQQREISDIIATAYPNTLKLAVVALAIEAIIGLGAGVLSGLRRNGFLDNLVLVSTLFLIALPVFVVGFVLQWLLGVQWGIIKPTVSSEMRWSELIVPGFVLGSASVAYIARVARTSIAENRRADYVRTAIAKGLPMRRVVGVHLLRNSLIPVVTLLGTDLGALMGGAIVTEGIFGINGIGRQVFRAIITKESATVVGIVVVLVLVYLVMNLLVDLLYAALDPRIRYE from the coding sequence ATGGGCCGTTATCTGTTGAGACGGCTGCTCCAACTCGTGCCGGTCTTCATCGGTACGACGTTCCTGATCTACTGGCTCGTCTGGGCCGTTCCGGGCGATCCGTTCGCCGGCAAGTGCGGTGAGCGCCGCTGCCCGGACCAGTACATCGCCTTCATGACCGAGAAGTACCACCTCGACCAGAACGTCTTCGTGCAGTACGCGAACTACATGAAGAACCTGTTCCAGGGCGACTTCGGTCAGACGTTCCAGCAACGCGAGATCAGCGACATCATCGCGACCGCCTACCCGAACACCCTGAAGCTGGCCGTCGTCGCGCTCGCCATCGAAGCGATCATCGGCCTCGGCGCCGGCGTGCTGAGCGGTCTGCGGCGTAACGGCTTCCTGGACAACCTGGTCCTGGTCTCCACCCTCTTCCTGATCGCGCTGCCGGTCTTCGTCGTCGGCTTCGTGCTGCAGTGGCTGCTGGGTGTGCAGTGGGGCATCATCAAGCCGACCGTCTCCTCCGAGATGCGGTGGTCCGAGCTGATCGTGCCCGGCTTCGTGCTCGGCAGCGCGTCAGTGGCGTACATCGCCCGGGTGGCACGAACGAGCATTGCCGAGAACCGTCGTGCGGACTACGTGCGCACCGCCATCGCCAAGGGCCTGCCGATGCGCCGGGTGGTGGGGGTGCACCTGCTGCGCAACTCGCTCATCCCGGTGGTGACCCTGCTCGGCACCGACCTCGGTGCCCTGATGGGTGGCGCGATCGTCACCGAGGGAATCTTCGGCATCAACGGAATCGGCCGCCAGGTCTTCCGGGCGATCATCACCAAGGAAAGCGCCACGGTGGTAGGAATCGTGGTCGTCCTGGTGCTGGTCTATCTCGTGATGAACCTGCTGGTTGACCTGCTCTACGCCGCACTGGACCCGAGGATCCGTTATGAGTGA